The following is a genomic window from Mus pahari chromosome 1, PAHARI_EIJ_v1.1, whole genome shotgun sequence.
GAAATGGCTCATCCTTAGCCCAAATTTATGCAAGCACAGAACATTCAGAAAGAGAATCACACTTGGCTCAGTGCCTGCAGTCAAGCTGCCAAATGTCTGATTTTACTAGTATCATATTAACTCACAACTTCTACTTTTCATTGCCACTCATTAACTTCCATGATGAAGGCTTTCAAGCAGCTGCTTTTTCTTCAATCTTTAACATTTACCCATCTATTTCAATTTAAGTCATAAGCTCCTGTATGTGGCAATGGAGCATCAGTGGGCTTATAAATATAAGATCCTTAATAAGTTTTGGGTGTCCACCATTTCCCCTGAAATTTTTACTTGAAGTGTAAAATTCCCCATTCTAATTTCTAATCTTAATTGCTCACAGTATTCTTTATCACTTTTGATTATACTGTGTCCAATACTTCTcattaatctttcttttcttagaaatccTAATTCAAACTTCTGAAGAACATCCATGATTTTCCCAAATAAGTTTAAGCTGTTTCTTAATAATGTAACTAGTAACTAAGCAGCTGCAGGTCATCAGAGTTCACAATCTTGTTGCTTGCCAGTGCTTTAGTCCTCGCTCAACTTCTATCTCTATTTCTGACATACTGGTGGGTAACAAAATCTGCCTGTGGGAGACGTTATGTCCTCAGTACGTGGTGGTTCTCTAGTTACTTCCTTATTTCCTGGAACATCCAGACCTgagacccaatcacaaaaggcaACATCAAACGTGGGAACAAAGGAGCCATAGATCAATAGACCAGACTGCAGACAGCAAGTAACCCTAATGCCCAGGTGCTAATTATTCCCCAGCATGATCCTAGGAGGAAGCACTCTATGACTATGTAGGAGGTTGCTGCGTTGACCTTCAGGGAGGCGAAGCCTCCTGTGGCACGAACCCCCAGGACCAACAGCCATTCAAGCATTTAAGCCCTTTGCtgcagtcttctctgaagagggtgaGGCAGATGAAggggccttatctagcatcaatgtGAGAGGAGTCCCTTGACCTGTGAAGGCTTGCTaacccagtgtagaggaatgctaggagcTTAGGCAGAAGTAGTTAAGTAGTtggggtagcaccctcatagaagcagggtaatgtgggatgggatagggcgtttgcagaggggaaactgagaaaagggataacatttgaaaataaataaataaaatatccaattaaaacatTTGGTTGAATTCATTTAATTGTGCTTCAATTGAAAATATCACATAGtacagcttaaaaataaaaatgttattttatagaGTGTTactaaaatattcatattcaatTAAAATGATTGTTATAAATGCAAGTAACAAATTCAAGTTATAAATGTATCTGAGGGTGATTTAAAATTGAGACAGGTTTGTCTAGAGGACCTTACTGGAAGCTTATCATGAAGAATTAGAAAGTCAGAGAGAGCAGAAATCACAACAAAGGCAAAGAAGTAAAGGGAAAAGACTCGACCATGGAATGCTAAGGAAGGCATTGTGAAGAGAAACACAGAAGTCAGACTCTCTTCACCTTCATGTGGACATGAATTTTGATGGATCTCATTGCCAAACCCAAGTGCACtcttcaaattttcaaaattagaGACACGGTGAACTTGATGTTCACAGTGAAGACTCATCTGGGTGAAGAGAGATTTAAcagtcttcttttgagaatttttatttgttcagtaAAAAATTTATGTAAGAATAATTATCACTTCATATATTCTTTATAACctgaataaattaataagtaCTAGAATTGTAAAGTGTACCTTTTTTAAGTCGTAAATGTTGAGAAGggtgttttaaaagaatatttgcaAGATGTAACATTTGTGTAAGTATTATAAATTTCAGTGAGTAAGGAAATATAGGCCTTCCTTGTACTTCCATTTGCCTTCTAATGAAGGAGAGTTTGCCAACAATAGGAGCAGTTCTCTACCATATAATACTTACAAGGAGTTCCATTAAAAGGCAGTGCTAAAGCCCTAAGTAACACAGCTTCAGAAATGCTACATTCAGTATTCATATGATAAGGCCCATCTCTCTCAACTTTTACgaaaattattgttttaattaaacaatTGAAGATGTGATAACAAACTGAACAAGGTTGTAAAATTGGTCCACACAGATAAGAAAAAGTATTTccctcaaaaacatttttatctgaTTAAGCAGTTCTCAGCTGAAGCTCTGAACTGTTTCCAGTTCTTCAGGGTGTTCTGAAAAGCTCTTATCTCCACCTTGTTCCTCCTCAGGAGTGTCTTGCATGGCTCTCTGCAGAAGTAGCTTGAGAGTCTTTCGCCTGAACCTTCGGTGCCTAATGGAGCCAACGAGGAAGTAAATGATGGGGTTGGTACAGCTGTTAACACAGGATAAGAATAGTATCTCatgataaaaatcacaaattttaacataatgaaaattgCTAATCGACTGATAGAGTATCCAATAGATCCCAAAGGGAAGACCAAAGATCAGGAAGACTAAGACTGTGAGTGCAATGGTCACATAAAGCCTGGTCAGAGGAATTCGCTGTGAGCTACAGAAGATCCTGACAAGCAGGGTGAGGCTGGACCCACAGAGAACACCAAATAAAACAATTGACCATACATTAGTGATAACATCAAATGTTTCACACCAATAAAAGTCAAAACTGTTAAACAGTAAGCCACATGCCTTCccttccaggagacccaacaaTAAGGACATAACCCAAAGCGCAAAACATGTGATAGCTGATGTGTGTCTTGAACGTTTACAGCGATACCAGATGGGCCATATTACAGACAAGCAGCGCTCAATGCTAATGGTGCTGAGAATGCTCAGACCAGAAATATAGGCAAATACTggcacaacaaaaaaaaacaaagggatGTCGATGTCAACTGAGTAGAAGATATAAATGgcaaaaagaagacaaattacAAACTGAGAGCACAGGTAAAGAAAGTCAGCAATAGCCAGGTTGAGAATGTAGACAGTGAAGGCATTCATGTGCATACGGATGCACAGGAACCACAGCACTATGGCATTTAGTCCCATCCCAACCAGGGAAATGATGATGGAAAGCAAAATCATGGCTTGGATCTTGATGATACAAACTGAAGGATCAATGTAGTAGCTTCCATTCAGCACTGTGGTGTTAGTTTTCCAGGCTGAGATGCTTAGATTCTTGCTTAGGAAATCCCCACTCATGTTCCtgaaacagcaataaaataaaaacacatgagaACATGCTGAGGACTCTCTGATGCAGGTACATGCAGCTATGCGGTAAGGCCTGACTTGGTTcataagaaagagaaacaggactCTAGAAATTAAGTAATTCATTTCTGCCAGTATTTCTAGAtcctttattaatttaattttatggagCATTAATTTAAATGCACTTGGCATTTATTTGGGATCTCTATAATCTATTAATTTTAATGGTATGAGAGTAGTTGATGACCTCCATAAAGAAACTCCGTGTCTCAGGCTGTGTCAGAATGAATTAGAACTCTGAACctaaatttcttttattcataaatatggttcttttctgttttaggaACTCAGAAGCAAGAAGCATGACAAACAGCTACTCCTAGTCTGGGCAGGGGGCAAGCCATCAAATGGAACACTAGAATACTAATTCACTCTTGTTGGTAAGAATGCAACATGGTGCTATCACTATTGAAATTAGTATGTGGATTCCTCAGAAATTGAGATAGATCTGTTACAGTACCTGTACTGGCTTGTTTTATGTGaacttgacataagctatagTCATTACAAAGGAATagcatcaattgagaaaatgcttccataagatcagaCTGTACACAAGTCTGTAGGCCATTTCCTTGCTTAGCAATTGATGGAGAGAACCTAGACTATTTTGGGTGGTGCTGTCTCTGGGTGACTGATTCTAGCTTCTATAATTAAGCACATTGAAAAAGCAATAAGGAGCAAACCAATAAGCAGACTCTTCAGTAGACTCTCGTTATCTCCGGTCATCAGGTTCCAACCATGCTTGAATTTCTGTCTTAACTTCCTTTGCTAATGGATGAGCTTTGAtatacaaccactgtggaaatcagtctggtggttcctcagaaaattggacatagtactactggaggatacAGCAatgcctcttctgggcatatacccagaagatcttacaaatggtaataaggacacatgctccactatgttcatagcagccttatttataatagccagaaNNNNNNNNNNNggctatgtcagtgcctggcaaacacagaagtggatgctcacagtcagctattggatggaacacagggcccccaatggaggagctagagaaagtacacaaggagctgaagggggctgcaaccctgtaggtgcaacaacaatatgaactaaccagtaacccctgagctcgagtctctaggtgcatatgtagcagaagatggcgtattcaaccattattgggaagagaggccccttggtcttgtaaactttatatgacccagcacagggcaaggccagggccaagtagtggtagtgggtgggtaggcaagcaggagcgggggtggggtatagggaactttcgggatagcatttgaaatgtaaataaagaaaa
Proteins encoded in this region:
- the LOC110334671 gene encoding mas-related G-protein coupled receptor member B2, whose protein sequence is MSGDFLSKNLSISAWKTNTTVLNGSYYIDPSVCIIKIQAMILLSIIISLVGMGLNAIVLWFLCIRMHMNAFTVYILNLAIADFLYLCSQFVICLLFAIYIFYSVDIDIPLFFFVVPVFAYISGLSILSTISIERCLSVIWPIWYRCKRSRHTSAITCFALWVMSLLLGLLEGKACGLLFNSFDFYWCETFDVITNVWSIVLFGVLCGSSLTLLVRIFCSSQRIPLTRLYVTIALTVLVFLIFGLPFGIYWILYQSISNFHYVKICDFYHEILFLSCVNSCTNPIIYFLVGSIRHRRFRRKTLKLLLQRAMQDTPEEEQGGDKSFSEHPEELETVQSFS